The following are from one region of the Hyla sarda isolate aHylSar1 chromosome 6, aHylSar1.hap1, whole genome shotgun sequence genome:
- the DEPDC7 gene encoding DEP domain-containing protein 7 isoform X1: MVSVYYSSHLWRRRGLAGYLSWFYAPGPNLNNKPFRATYIWSSIIHSLHTQVDVKKRRHHLKSHPDCFIGSDAVDVIFAHLVQHKYFGDAEISRSKVVRVCQALMDCKVFESVLSTCVFGREKKRSVFEDSSCSLYRFLNVPSHPAGGNEKGNGHCTPQRYTGRHEQTAFQSSHLQSQNLEDLWDNLSLTPADPAQMNLPIDLPPKVLSEVWQEQTIRRLLQLVELPVLDSLLENTPAGHKPQSSKSEELIMTSQYLDREILKAFSNSQADEWVSAAVDCLEFLPDHIVVELSRNLPEHQDKDGSWKLLLFETLSKYYSQNRVPLVTNPFFDIHTGIAELLVNGKNEAALEATQLCLKLLDSQNREEFRRLLYFMAVAAEPSEFRLHEESDNRMTVKRKFSKAVVNNKNLSKGKCDLLVLFLLDHHKDVFKIPGSLHKMVSDKLVAIQQGRDPDKDTGYTFCQRVDKSEFDKTAQKTTRTELWTLLKTIYENSKLSPKEKKRLLGQFYKSHPDIFIQFFGDKVSTVYM, from the exons GTCCAAACTTGAACAACAAGCCCTTTAGAGCCACATACATCTGGAGCAGCATCATCcactctctccatacacaggtaGACGTGAAGAAGAGGAGGCATCACCTGAAGTCTCATCCGGATTGTTTCATTGGCTCAGATGCTGTGGACGTTATATTTGCCCATCTGGTGCAGCATAAGTATTTTGGGGATGCAGAGATCTCGCGCTCCAAAGTGGTGCGTGTGTGCCAGGCTCTTATGGACTGTAAAGTGTTTGAGTCTGTGCTGAGTACTTGTGTGTTTGGGAGGGAGAAGAAGCGCTCGGTGTTTGAAGACAGCAGCTGCAGCCTGTACAGATTCCTCAATGTGCCCAGTCACCCCGCAGGAGGGAACGAAAAGGGCAATGGGCACTGTACTCCACAGAGATATACAGGAAG GCATGAACAGACCGCCTTCCAGTCCTCTCACCTCCAGTCACAGAACCTGGAAGATCTTTGGGATAACCTCAGTTTAACTCCTGCTGACCCAGCACAGATGAATCTCCCAATAGACCTACCTCCTAAAG TTCTTAGTGAAGTCTGGCAGGAGCAGACAATTCGTCGTCTTCTTCAGCTGGTAGAACTGCCGGTGTTGGATTCTCTTTTGGAAAATACCCCTGCAGGACATAAGCCACAGTCATCAAAGAGTGAGGAGCTGATCATGACCAGCCAGTACCTGGACAGGGAGATTCTCAAGGCATTTAGTAACTCTCA GGCAGATGAATGGGTTTCTGCTGCGGTGGATTGCTTGGAGTTTCTCcctgaccatatagtggtggaatTAAGTAGGAATCTTCCTGAGCATCAAGACAAAGATGGGTCCTGGAAACTACTTTTGTTTGAGACCTTAAGCAAGTACTACAGCCAGAACAGAGTTCCCTTGGTTACTAACCCTTTCTTCGACATTCACACCGGTATTGCTGAGCTCTTGG TGAATGGGAAGAATGAAGCGGCATTAGAAGCCACCCAGTTGTGCTTGAAGCTCTTAGATTCCCAGAACCGTGAGGAATTCCGTCGCCTTCTCTATTTCATGGCAGTTGCTGCAGAACCTTCAGAGTTTAGACTACATGAAGAG AGCGATAACAGGATGACTGTTAAAAGGAAATTCTCTAAAGCTGTCGTAAATAACAAAAACCTCTCTAAAGGAAAGTGTGATCTCCTGGTGCTCTTCCTCTTGGACCACCATAAGGATGTGTTTAAG ATTCCTGGGTCCTTGCATAAGATGGTCAGTGATAAACTTGTAGCCATACAACAAGGAAGAGACCCCGACAAAGACACAG GTTACACTTTCTGCCAAAGAGTTGATAAAAGCGAGTTTGACAAAACAGCCCAGAAGACGACCCGGACAGAACTGTGGACATTACTTAAAACTATCTATGAGAACTCTAAGCTTTCCCCCAAAGAGAAGAAACGACTGCTGGGACAGTTCTATAAAAGTCACCCGGATATTTTCATCCAGTTTTTTGGTGACAAagtgagcactgtgtatatgtga
- the DEPDC7 gene encoding DEP domain-containing protein 7 isoform X2, with product MATVREKALALNLCTAYSPAQRPPGPNLNNKPFRATYIWSSIIHSLHTQVDVKKRRHHLKSHPDCFIGSDAVDVIFAHLVQHKYFGDAEISRSKVVRVCQALMDCKVFESVLSTCVFGREKKRSVFEDSSCSLYRFLNVPSHPAGGNEKGNGHCTPQRYTGRHEQTAFQSSHLQSQNLEDLWDNLSLTPADPAQMNLPIDLPPKVLSEVWQEQTIRRLLQLVELPVLDSLLENTPAGHKPQSSKSEELIMTSQYLDREILKAFSNSQADEWVSAAVDCLEFLPDHIVVELSRNLPEHQDKDGSWKLLLFETLSKYYSQNRVPLVTNPFFDIHTGIAELLVNGKNEAALEATQLCLKLLDSQNREEFRRLLYFMAVAAEPSEFRLHEESDNRMTVKRKFSKAVVNNKNLSKGKCDLLVLFLLDHHKDVFKIPGSLHKMVSDKLVAIQQGRDPDKDTGYTFCQRVDKSEFDKTAQKTTRTELWTLLKTIYENSKLSPKEKKRLLGQFYKSHPDIFIQFFGDKVSTVYM from the exons GTCCAAACTTGAACAACAAGCCCTTTAGAGCCACATACATCTGGAGCAGCATCATCcactctctccatacacaggtaGACGTGAAGAAGAGGAGGCATCACCTGAAGTCTCATCCGGATTGTTTCATTGGCTCAGATGCTGTGGACGTTATATTTGCCCATCTGGTGCAGCATAAGTATTTTGGGGATGCAGAGATCTCGCGCTCCAAAGTGGTGCGTGTGTGCCAGGCTCTTATGGACTGTAAAGTGTTTGAGTCTGTGCTGAGTACTTGTGTGTTTGGGAGGGAGAAGAAGCGCTCGGTGTTTGAAGACAGCAGCTGCAGCCTGTACAGATTCCTCAATGTGCCCAGTCACCCCGCAGGAGGGAACGAAAAGGGCAATGGGCACTGTACTCCACAGAGATATACAGGAAG GCATGAACAGACCGCCTTCCAGTCCTCTCACCTCCAGTCACAGAACCTGGAAGATCTTTGGGATAACCTCAGTTTAACTCCTGCTGACCCAGCACAGATGAATCTCCCAATAGACCTACCTCCTAAAG TTCTTAGTGAAGTCTGGCAGGAGCAGACAATTCGTCGTCTTCTTCAGCTGGTAGAACTGCCGGTGTTGGATTCTCTTTTGGAAAATACCCCTGCAGGACATAAGCCACAGTCATCAAAGAGTGAGGAGCTGATCATGACCAGCCAGTACCTGGACAGGGAGATTCTCAAGGCATTTAGTAACTCTCA GGCAGATGAATGGGTTTCTGCTGCGGTGGATTGCTTGGAGTTTCTCcctgaccatatagtggtggaatTAAGTAGGAATCTTCCTGAGCATCAAGACAAAGATGGGTCCTGGAAACTACTTTTGTTTGAGACCTTAAGCAAGTACTACAGCCAGAACAGAGTTCCCTTGGTTACTAACCCTTTCTTCGACATTCACACCGGTATTGCTGAGCTCTTGG TGAATGGGAAGAATGAAGCGGCATTAGAAGCCACCCAGTTGTGCTTGAAGCTCTTAGATTCCCAGAACCGTGAGGAATTCCGTCGCCTTCTCTATTTCATGGCAGTTGCTGCAGAACCTTCAGAGTTTAGACTACATGAAGAG AGCGATAACAGGATGACTGTTAAAAGGAAATTCTCTAAAGCTGTCGTAAATAACAAAAACCTCTCTAAAGGAAAGTGTGATCTCCTGGTGCTCTTCCTCTTGGACCACCATAAGGATGTGTTTAAG ATTCCTGGGTCCTTGCATAAGATGGTCAGTGATAAACTTGTAGCCATACAACAAGGAAGAGACCCCGACAAAGACACAG GTTACACTTTCTGCCAAAGAGTTGATAAAAGCGAGTTTGACAAAACAGCCCAGAAGACGACCCGGACAGAACTGTGGACATTACTTAAAACTATCTATGAGAACTCTAAGCTTTCCCCCAAAGAGAAGAAACGACTGCTGGGACAGTTCTATAAAAGTCACCCGGATATTTTCATCCAGTTTTTTGGTGACAAagtgagcactgtgtatatgtga
- the DEPDC7 gene encoding DEP domain-containing protein 7 isoform X3, which produces MDCKVFESVLSTCVFGREKKRSVFEDSSCSLYRFLNVPSHPAGGNEKGNGHCTPQRYTGRHEQTAFQSSHLQSQNLEDLWDNLSLTPADPAQMNLPIDLPPKVLSEVWQEQTIRRLLQLVELPVLDSLLENTPAGHKPQSSKSEELIMTSQYLDREILKAFSNSQADEWVSAAVDCLEFLPDHIVVELSRNLPEHQDKDGSWKLLLFETLSKYYSQNRVPLVTNPFFDIHTGIAELLVNGKNEAALEATQLCLKLLDSQNREEFRRLLYFMAVAAEPSEFRLHEESDNRMTVKRKFSKAVVNNKNLSKGKCDLLVLFLLDHHKDVFKIPGSLHKMVSDKLVAIQQGRDPDKDTGYTFCQRVDKSEFDKTAQKTTRTELWTLLKTIYENSKLSPKEKKRLLGQFYKSHPDIFIQFFGDKVSTVYM; this is translated from the exons ATGGACTGTAAAGTGTTTGAGTCTGTGCTGAGTACTTGTGTGTTTGGGAGGGAGAAGAAGCGCTCGGTGTTTGAAGACAGCAGCTGCAGCCTGTACAGATTCCTCAATGTGCCCAGTCACCCCGCAGGAGGGAACGAAAAGGGCAATGGGCACTGTACTCCACAGAGATATACAGGAAG GCATGAACAGACCGCCTTCCAGTCCTCTCACCTCCAGTCACAGAACCTGGAAGATCTTTGGGATAACCTCAGTTTAACTCCTGCTGACCCAGCACAGATGAATCTCCCAATAGACCTACCTCCTAAAG TTCTTAGTGAAGTCTGGCAGGAGCAGACAATTCGTCGTCTTCTTCAGCTGGTAGAACTGCCGGTGTTGGATTCTCTTTTGGAAAATACCCCTGCAGGACATAAGCCACAGTCATCAAAGAGTGAGGAGCTGATCATGACCAGCCAGTACCTGGACAGGGAGATTCTCAAGGCATTTAGTAACTCTCA GGCAGATGAATGGGTTTCTGCTGCGGTGGATTGCTTGGAGTTTCTCcctgaccatatagtggtggaatTAAGTAGGAATCTTCCTGAGCATCAAGACAAAGATGGGTCCTGGAAACTACTTTTGTTTGAGACCTTAAGCAAGTACTACAGCCAGAACAGAGTTCCCTTGGTTACTAACCCTTTCTTCGACATTCACACCGGTATTGCTGAGCTCTTGG TGAATGGGAAGAATGAAGCGGCATTAGAAGCCACCCAGTTGTGCTTGAAGCTCTTAGATTCCCAGAACCGTGAGGAATTCCGTCGCCTTCTCTATTTCATGGCAGTTGCTGCAGAACCTTCAGAGTTTAGACTACATGAAGAG AGCGATAACAGGATGACTGTTAAAAGGAAATTCTCTAAAGCTGTCGTAAATAACAAAAACCTCTCTAAAGGAAAGTGTGATCTCCTGGTGCTCTTCCTCTTGGACCACCATAAGGATGTGTTTAAG ATTCCTGGGTCCTTGCATAAGATGGTCAGTGATAAACTTGTAGCCATACAACAAGGAAGAGACCCCGACAAAGACACAG GTTACACTTTCTGCCAAAGAGTTGATAAAAGCGAGTTTGACAAAACAGCCCAGAAGACGACCCGGACAGAACTGTGGACATTACTTAAAACTATCTATGAGAACTCTAAGCTTTCCCCCAAAGAGAAGAAACGACTGCTGGGACAGTTCTATAAAAGTCACCCGGATATTTTCATCCAGTTTTTTGGTGACAAagtgagcactgtgtatatgtga